The Glycine max cultivar Williams 82 chromosome 12, Glycine_max_v4.0, whole genome shotgun sequence genome window below encodes:
- the LOC100818937 gene encoding lysM domain receptor-like kinase 4 — translation MGNLVLNHKIMLHLWFVAWMCLGACSAQLSYDQNNCTSNEIGQGTRYSCKSTKDSCRTFLVYRANKHLNTISEVSKLFNTNSDEVLLKNNLTPLSLFDELKQGKEVLIPVNCTCSGGYFQASLSYKVLNNTTYSEIACGVFEGLLKHLTLAEENISQGNKPEAGSELRVPLMCACPDSYNFTRSMKVKYLVTYPLILGDDPDKLSEKFGISTEEFYAVNSLNPFSTVYPDTVVFVPIKDGPIRIHDIPDSPSPPPGFLSTNPVVTTEESTQSSNLYIAGSVIGFFLFITLLASGLYMKRIRKSDDVHSISQTNSLTLWSPTRSSHISTQTGKNSTTWCLSPDLLVGIKYYLLNYSMEELQKATNNFSEENKIGHNRGREGDFVYKGSVNDHEVMIKRMRLEDTQQVIDLHSKINHINIVNLLGVCYVGKSNKDPWSYLVFELPKNGCLRDCLSDPCNPINWYKRTQIAFDIATCLYYLHCCSFPSYAHMNISSRNIFITANWRGKLADVGRALAASVTLTPTKRNSVEIPKGLVAPEYLLHGLVSEKVDIFAFGVVLLELISGRDNFDGKPIKDSLGFLLGEASEGGCFEGLRSFMDPNLKDYSLPEALCLSFLAKDCVADDPLHRPSMDDIMKVLAKMV, via the coding sequence ATGGGAAATCTTGTACTTAACCACAAAATTATGCTTCATCTTTGGTTTGTTGCTTGGATGTGCTTAGGTGCATGCTCAGCTCAATTGTCTTACGACCAAAATAATTGTACTTCAAATGAAATTGGGCAAGGGACAAGGTACAGTTGCAAGTCAACGAAGGATTCATGCAGAACATTCTTGGTGTATAGAGCAAATAAGCATTTGAACACCATTTCAGAAGTCTCAAAGCTCTTCAACACGAACTCTGATGAGGTGCTTCTGAAAAACAACCTCACACCTCTTTCTTTGTTTGATGAACTCAAACAAGGTAAAGAGGTGCTTATTCCTGTTAATTGCACCTGCTCTGGAGGGTATTTTCAAGCCAGTTTAAGCTATAAAGTCCTTAACAACACGACATATTCCGAGATTGCTTGTGGTGTTTTTGAAGGGCTGCTGAAACATCTCACACTGGCTGAGGAAAACATTTCACAAGGTAATAAACCAGAAGCTGGTTCTGAGCTTCGTGTGCCTCTCATGTGTGCTTGTCCTGACAGTTACAATTTCACAAGGAGCATGAAGGTGAAGTACCTTGTCACATACCCCCTAATACTAGGAGATGATCCTGACAAATTGAGTGAAAAATTTGGCATCTCAACTGAAGAATTCTATGCAGTTAATAGCTTGAATCCCTTTTCAACGGTTTATCCTGATACAGTTGTTTTTGTTCCAATAAAGGATGGTCCAATCAGAATACATGATATTCCTGATTCTCCTTCTCCACCTCCTGGTTTTCTTTCCACAAATCCAGTGGTTACGACCGAGGAATCCACACAATCATCGAATTTGTACATTGCAGGATCGGTTATAggattctttttgttcataacATTGCTTGCTAGTGGATTGTACATGAAGAGAATCAGGAAAAGTGATGATGTCCATTCCATTAGTCAAACAAACTCCCTCACTTTGTGGTCACCAACTAGAAGCTCTCATATATCTACCCAAACCGGTAAAAACTCTACTACTTGGTGCCTTTCCCCAGATCTTCTTGTTGGAATAAAGTACTACTTACTCAATTACAGCATGGAAGAGCTCCAAAAGGCCACCAACAATTTCAGTGAAGAAAACAAGATCGGTCACAACCGGGGTCGCGAAGGTGACTTTGTCTACAAGGGCTCAGTCAATGATCATGAGGTGATGATAAAGAGGATGAGGTTGGAAGACACACAACAGGTGATTGATTTACATTCTAAAATCAACCACATTAATATTGTGAACTTGCTTGGTGTTTGTTATGTTGGTAAGAGCAATAAAGATCCATGGTCTTATTTAGTTTTTGAGTTGCCTAAGAATGGATGCCTGAGGGACTGCTTATCTGATCCATGCAATCCAATAAATTGGTACAAAAGGACACAAATAGCCTTTGATATTGCAACATGTCTTTACTATTTACATTGCTGTTCTTTTCCTTCCTATGCTCACATGAACATTAGTAGTAGAAATATATTCATAACAGCAAATTGGAGGGGAAAACTGGCAGACGTTGGAAGAGCATTGGCTGCTAGTGTCACACTCACACCTACCAAAAGAAATAGTGTGGAAATTCCCAAAGGATTGGTGGCACCAGAATACCTCTTACATGGCTTGGTTTCTGAAAAAGTGGACATTTTTGCATTTGGGGTTGTTTTGCTTGAGTTGATCTCAGGAAGAGACAACTTTGATGGAAAACCAATCAAAGATTCCCTTGGATTTTTGTTGGGGGAAGCCAGTGAAGGGGGTTGTTTTGAAGGGTTAAGGAGCTTCATGGATCCTAATTTGAAGGATTACTCTCTTCCAGAGGCTTTATGTTTGTCTTTCTTAGCAAAGGATTGTGTGGCAGATGATCCCCTGCATAGGCCATCCATGGATGATATCATGAAAGTCCTTGCAAAAATGGTGTAG